Proteins encoded by one window of Rhodamnia argentea isolate NSW1041297 chromosome 6, ASM2092103v1, whole genome shotgun sequence:
- the LOC115744835 gene encoding ATP-dependent (S)-NAD(P)H-hydrate dehydratase isoform X1 — MVMGSGRFDFLGCMLASSSSVLRRQHFLVRSLCLGGYGNRKRLHDIRSMAFDTEAENILREITPPLDPSKYKGQAGKVAIVGGCREYTGAPYFAAISALKIGADLSHVFCTKDAAPVIKSYSPELIVHPILEESYNIRDEEKEQISGKVLAEIDKWLERFDCLVVGPGLGRDPFLLGCVGQIMSHARQRNVPIVVDGDGLFLITDNPDLVIGYHLAVLTPNINEYKRLVKKVLNCEAKDQDAHQELQLLAKQIGSVTIMRKGKSDLISDGDIVKSVSQYGSPRRCGGQGDILSGSVAVFVSWARQHSSATGMDSTSQMNPTVMGCMAGSVLLRKAASLAFASKRRSTLTGDIIELLGRSLEEISPAC; from the exons ATGGTGATGGGTTCGGGTCGTTTCGACTTTCTTG GTTGTATGTTGGCTTCTTCCTCGTCCGTTCTGCGACGACAGCATTTCTTGGTGAGGTCTCTGTGTCTGGGAGGTTACGGCAATCGCAAGAGATTGCACGACATAAGGTCGATGGCTTTTGATACTGAGGCTGAGAACATTCTGAGGGAAATTACTCCACCGCTTGACCCAAGTAAATATAAAGGCCAGGCAG GCAAGGTAGCAATTGTTGGTGGATGTCGTGAGTACACTGGCGCTCCATATTTTGCGGCTATTTCTGCCTTGAAAATT GGTGCAGATTTATCACATGTTTTCTGCACAAAAGATGCTGCCCCGGTTATAAAAAGCTACAGCCCcgaattgattgtgcaccctaTTTTAGAAGAATCGTACAACATAAG GGATGAGGAGAAAGAACAAATCTCAGGCAAGGTTCTTGCAGAGATTGATAAATGGCTGGAAAGGTTTGATTGTCTTGTAGTCGGTCcaggtcttgggagagacccatTTCTGCTG GGATGTGTGGGTCAGATCATGAGtcatgcaagacagcgcaatgTTCCGATTGTCGTAGATGGG GATGGGCTCTTTCTTATTACAGACAATCCTGATCTTGTTATTGGTTACCACTTAGCTGTCTTAACTCCAAATATCAATGAATATAAGCGCCTGGTAAAAAAAGTACTGAATTGTGAAGCAAAGGATCAAGATGCTCATCAGGAATTGCAATTGCTTGCCAAACA GATAGGCAGTGTTACTATCATGCGAAAGGGGAAATCTGATCTGATAAGTGATGGTGACATAG TTAAATCGGTGAGCCAGTATGGTTCACCTCGACGCTGTGGTGGCCAGGGTGATATACTCTCTGGAAG TGTTGCAGTATTTGTATCTTGGGCTCGTCAACATAGTTCAGCCACCGGAATGGATTCGACCAG CCAAATGAATCCAACTGTGATGGGGTGCATGGCGGGATCTGTTTTGTTGAGGAAGGCCGCATCACTCGCTTTTGCGAGCAAGAGAAGATCCACTCTTACCGGCGATATCATTGAGTTATTGGGAAGAAG TTTGGAGGAAATTTCACCCGCATGTTGA
- the LOC115744835 gene encoding ATP-dependent (S)-NAD(P)H-hydrate dehydratase isoform X2: MLASSSSVLRRQHFLVRSLCLGGYGNRKRLHDIRSMAFDTEAENILREITPPLDPSKYKGQAGKVAIVGGCREYTGAPYFAAISALKIGADLSHVFCTKDAAPVIKSYSPELIVHPILEESYNIRDEEKEQISGKVLAEIDKWLERFDCLVVGPGLGRDPFLLGCVGQIMSHARQRNVPIVVDGDGLFLITDNPDLVIGYHLAVLTPNINEYKRLVKKVLNCEAKDQDAHQELQLLAKQIGSVTIMRKGKSDLISDGDIVKSVSQYGSPRRCGGQGDILSGSVAVFVSWARQHSSATGMDSTSQMNPTVMGCMAGSVLLRKAASLAFASKRRSTLTGDIIELLGRSLEEISPAC, encoded by the exons ATGTTGGCTTCTTCCTCGTCCGTTCTGCGACGACAGCATTTCTTGGTGAGGTCTCTGTGTCTGGGAGGTTACGGCAATCGCAAGAGATTGCACGACATAAGGTCGATGGCTTTTGATACTGAGGCTGAGAACATTCTGAGGGAAATTACTCCACCGCTTGACCCAAGTAAATATAAAGGCCAGGCAG GCAAGGTAGCAATTGTTGGTGGATGTCGTGAGTACACTGGCGCTCCATATTTTGCGGCTATTTCTGCCTTGAAAATT GGTGCAGATTTATCACATGTTTTCTGCACAAAAGATGCTGCCCCGGTTATAAAAAGCTACAGCCCcgaattgattgtgcaccctaTTTTAGAAGAATCGTACAACATAAG GGATGAGGAGAAAGAACAAATCTCAGGCAAGGTTCTTGCAGAGATTGATAAATGGCTGGAAAGGTTTGATTGTCTTGTAGTCGGTCcaggtcttgggagagacccatTTCTGCTG GGATGTGTGGGTCAGATCATGAGtcatgcaagacagcgcaatgTTCCGATTGTCGTAGATGGG GATGGGCTCTTTCTTATTACAGACAATCCTGATCTTGTTATTGGTTACCACTTAGCTGTCTTAACTCCAAATATCAATGAATATAAGCGCCTGGTAAAAAAAGTACTGAATTGTGAAGCAAAGGATCAAGATGCTCATCAGGAATTGCAATTGCTTGCCAAACA GATAGGCAGTGTTACTATCATGCGAAAGGGGAAATCTGATCTGATAAGTGATGGTGACATAG TTAAATCGGTGAGCCAGTATGGTTCACCTCGACGCTGTGGTGGCCAGGGTGATATACTCTCTGGAAG TGTTGCAGTATTTGTATCTTGGGCTCGTCAACATAGTTCAGCCACCGGAATGGATTCGACCAG CCAAATGAATCCAACTGTGATGGGGTGCATGGCGGGATCTGTTTTGTTGAGGAAGGCCGCATCACTCGCTTTTGCGAGCAAGAGAAGATCCACTCTTACCGGCGATATCATTGAGTTATTGGGAAGAAG TTTGGAGGAAATTTCACCCGCATGTTGA